From Candidatus Methylomirabilota bacterium:
GATCCGGCGCTGGCGCTGGCGGGTGAGGAGCACGACGCGGCCGTGGTGGCGGCGATCCGCGCGAGGTACCATCTCGACCGCCCGCTCGCCGTGCAGTACGGGATCTGGATCGGCAATGTCCTGCGCGGCGACTTCGGCGAGTCGCTGCGCAACCGCATCCCCGTCGCCGAGCTGCTCGCGAGCAAGCTGCCGGTGACGGTAGAGCTCGCGATCTGCTCGATGCTGATAGCGCTCGTTATCGGGCTGCCCGCCGGCATCGTGTCCGCCGCGCGCAAGGGCACTGCCGTCGACGCCGCCGCCAACCTGGTCGCTCTGTCCGGGCTGTCGGTGCCGCATTTCTGGCTCGGCATCATGCTGATCCTGCTCTTCGCCGTGCGCCTGGGCTGGCTGCCGGCCTCCGGCTACGTGCCGCCATGGGAGAGCCTGTCGCGGAACTTCCTGACGATCCTGCTGCCCTCGTTCGTGCTCGGCACCGGCGTGGCCGGCGTGATGATGCGCCACACGCGCAGCGCCATGCTGCAGACGCTCGACGCCGACTACGTGCGAACGGCGCGGGCCAAGGGCGTCCCCGAGCGGCTGGTCGTGCTCAAGCATGCGCTCCGGAACGCGCTGATCCCGGTCATCACGCTTGGCGCCATCGAGTTCGGGCGCCTGCTGTCGGGCGCCGTGCTGACCGAGCAGATCTTCGCGATCCCCGGGTTCGGCAAGCTGCTCGTGGACGGCGTGTTCAACCGCGATTACGCTGTCGTGCAGGCGGTCGTCCTCGTCTCCGCGAGCCTCTACCTGGTCCTAAACCTGCTCGCAGACATCCTCTACTTCGTCGTCAACCCTCGCCTGCGGGGCACAGCGTGACGGACGCCACCGGCGTCGTCGCGGCGCCGGCCGTGCAGGACACCCGGCGATATCACGCGCTCAAGCGCCTGGCGCGCCGGCCGGCGGCGGTGATCGCCGCGCTGGTCGTGCTGGGCTTCATCGTCATGGCGGTCGGCGCTCCGCAGATCGCGCCGTTCGACCCCATCACGCCCAACTTCCTCGCCGTGCGCAAGCCGCCGTCGAGCCTCTACCGGCTCGGCACGGATGAAGTCGGCCGCGACGTGCTCTCGCGCCTCATTTGGGGCGCGCGCGCCTCACTCCTGGCCGGGGTCATACCGGTCGGCATCGCGCTCGCCGTCAGCATTCCGCTCGGGCTGCTGTCGGGATACGCCGGTGGCTGGGTCGATGGGGTTATCATGCGCATCGTCGACGCGATGCTGGCCATCCCATTTTTGATCGTGGCCATCGCGCTGGCCGCCTTTCTGGGGCCGAGCCTCACCAACGCGATGATCGCGATCGGGATCGCCGCGCTGCCGACGTTCCTTCGGCTGGCGCGCGGCACCGTGCTCACGATCAAGACGGAGGAGTACGTCGAGTCGGCGCGTGCCCTCGGCTGCTCGGCGCACCGCATCGCCACGCGTCACATCTTCCCCAACATGCTGCCGCCGATCTTCATCCAGTCGTCCATCACGGTGGCGGCGGCGATCATCGCCGAGGCGAGCCTGTCGTTCCTCGGGCTCGGCCAGCAGCCGCCTGCGCCATCGTGGGGCTCCATGCTCAACACGGCTCAGCGCTACCTCTCGCAGGCGCCGTGGATGGCCCTCTACCCGGGGCTCATGATCTTTGTCATCGTCATGGCCCTCAATGTCCTTGGCGACGGGCTGCGCGACGCCCTCGACCCGCGACACCAGTGACCAAGGCGTCCTCACCGACGAGCTCGATCTGGATGAAGCCGTCGACCGGTCGGCGCACGTTGATCCCCTCCGCGCGAAGGCTTATGCTGTGCGGGCTGGTCACTCCTTCGGCGAAGGTGGCGCATGCGATTCGGCTGGTTGACGCTCGGGCTTTCCCCCTCTCCCGAAGGAGACTACGCCGCGATCCTCGAGCAGCTCTCGCAGGCGTGCTTCGCGGAGACGGCGGGCTTCGACGGCATCTGGCTCACCGAGCACAACTTCACGGGCGAGAGCGTCTACTGCGATCCCATCCCGTTCGCCAGCGTCGTGGCCGCGCGCACGTCGCGGATCCGGATCGGCTTCGCTGTGATCCAGCTCGCCCTGCGCCACCCGATCCGTCTCGCGACCCAGCTCGCGCTCCTCGATAACCTCTCCGACGGCCGGCTCGACGTCGGCGTCGGGCACGGGACCAACTACAACGAGTACGAATTCGTCGGCTACGGGCTCCGGAGCGACGACAGCCGGGCGCGGATGGAGGAGACGCTCGACGTGATGATCCGCGCGTGGACGGAGGCGCCGCTGGTCCACGAGGGGAAGTTCTACCAGCTCCGCCTGCCCGCGCTCCGCCCGCGTCCTCGGCAGCGGCCGCACCCGCCGATCTGGCGCAGCGTCTCGTCCGCGGGCTCGGTGCGCGAGTGCGGCCGGCTCGGCGCGCCGATCATGACGGCGCGCATCCCGCTCTCGACCGTGCCGGAGCGGCTCGCGCTCTACGAGGCCGGTCTCGCCGAAAGCGGCCTCGACGCCACTGCGCAGCGGCGGCTCCGAGAGCAGGCGGCGGTGTGGCGCTTCGTCCACGTCGCCGAGAGCCACGCGCAGGCCGAGGACGAGCTCGCTGCGGCGCTCCGGGAGACGCGCCGGCACATGATCCTTGCCCGCGTGACGCACAATCCCGCCGACTTCCACGTCCCCACATCGCGCGTCAACCCGTGGAACGATCCGCTCGTCTCCGACGAAGACGGCGTCCGATACGCGCTCGAAGCCGCTACGCTCTACGGCACCGCGCGGCGTGTCGCCGATCAGGTGGCCGAGATGAGGGACGCGGGCGTGCATCACATCTTCTGCCAGATGTCCTACGGCTACCTACCACACGCGACAATCATGGAGTCCATGCGGCGCTTCGGCGAGCACGTCATGCCGAAGTTCCGCTGACCGAGGTTCTGTTTACTTATTAACCCGCATTTTCATTTTGAAAGGCGAACGGATCGGACCATAATCGCGTAACACCCGCAAGAAATGCGGCTCGCGGCGGCTCCTCGCTGGTCCGGAGGGCATCATCCAGTGGGTGACGCGACATCTGGCCCGGTTCGCCTCTCGTTCAATCCCCAACTTCGCGTCGAATTCCAGGGCGCCACGGTCACCTCAGACGCAGGGCTGTTACTGCCGCGTGAGTTGGACGAGCGCCTCGGCCTGAACATGCTGATTGAGCGGCACCTCACGGATCCGCGCACCGGACACAACCGCCAATTTCCTGTATCGGACCTTTTCCGCCAGTCCATCTACAGCCGCTTGGCGGGCTACGAGGACACTAACGACGCCGAGCGGCTGGCCGAGGACCCGACGTTTCGGATGCTGGCCTCGCGCGAGCGGCGGGACACGAGCGTCGCGCTCACCTCGACGCTCCACTGGTTCGAAACGGACGTCCTCACAGAGGAACGAAACTACCAAGGACTTGCCCACCTCAACATGGCACTGATCCAGCATGCTTCGACGCGATCATCGAACCGGCTGGTAACGCTCGATA
This genomic window contains:
- a CDS encoding LLM class flavin-dependent oxidoreductase; this translates as MRFGWLTLGLSPSPEGDYAAILEQLSQACFAETAGFDGIWLTEHNFTGESVYCDPIPFASVVAARTSRIRIGFAVIQLALRHPIRLATQLALLDNLSDGRLDVGVGHGTNYNEYEFVGYGLRSDDSRARMEETLDVMIRAWTEAPLVHEGKFYQLRLPALRPRPRQRPHPPIWRSVSSAGSVRECGRLGAPIMTARIPLSTVPERLALYEAGLAESGLDATAQRRLREQAAVWRFVHVAESHAQAEDELAAALRETRRHMILARVTHNPADFHVPTSRVNPWNDPLVSDEDGVRYALEAATLYGTARRVADQVAEMRDAGVHHIFCQMSYGYLPHATIMESMRRFGEHVMPKFR
- a CDS encoding ABC transporter permease, which produces MTLWLYIARRLAVLVPTLLVVSVLIFSLQQLLPGDPALALAGEEHDAAVVAAIRARYHLDRPLAVQYGIWIGNVLRGDFGESLRNRIPVAELLASKLPVTVELAICSMLIALVIGLPAGIVSAARKGTAVDAAANLVALSGLSVPHFWLGIMLILLFAVRLGWLPASGYVPPWESLSRNFLTILLPSFVLGTGVAGVMMRHTRSAMLQTLDADYVRTARAKGVPERLVVLKHALRNALIPVITLGAIEFGRLLSGAVLTEQIFAIPGFGKLLVDGVFNRDYAVVQAVVLVSASLYLVLNLLADILYFVVNPRLRGTA
- a CDS encoding ABC transporter permease encodes the protein MTDATGVVAAPAVQDTRRYHALKRLARRPAAVIAALVVLGFIVMAVGAPQIAPFDPITPNFLAVRKPPSSLYRLGTDEVGRDVLSRLIWGARASLLAGVIPVGIALAVSIPLGLLSGYAGGWVDGVIMRIVDAMLAIPFLIVAIALAAFLGPSLTNAMIAIGIAALPTFLRLARGTVLTIKTEEYVESARALGCSAHRIATRHIFPNMLPPIFIQSSITVAAAIIAEASLSFLGLGQQPPAPSWGSMLNTAQRYLSQAPWMALYPGLMIFVIVMALNVLGDGLRDALDPRHQ